A part of Streptomyces sp. NBC_01451 genomic DNA contains:
- a CDS encoding HpcH/HpaI aldolase/citrate lyase family protein — MTTPVNRLRPRRSCLAVPGSNPRFLEKAQGLPADQVFLDLEDACAPLAKPEARHTIVKFLNEGDWTGKTTVVRVNDWTTEWTYRDVVTVVEGAGPNLDCIMLPKVQTAQQVVALDLLLTQIEKTMGFEVGRIGIEAQIENAQGLNNVNEIATASPRVETIIFGPADFMASINMKSLVVGEQPPGYPADAYHYILMKILMAARANNLQAIDGPYLQIRNVDGYREVAQRAAALGFDGKWVLHPGQVEASNEIFSPSQEDFDHAELILDAYEYFTSEAGGKKGSAMIGDEMIDEASRKMALVISGKGRAAGMQRTSKFEAPEA, encoded by the coding sequence ATGACCACGCCCGTCAACCGTCTGCGTCCGCGACGCTCCTGTCTCGCGGTCCCCGGGAGCAACCCCCGTTTCCTGGAGAAGGCCCAGGGCCTGCCGGCCGACCAGGTCTTCCTGGACCTGGAGGACGCGTGCGCCCCGCTGGCCAAGCCCGAGGCGCGGCACACCATCGTCAAGTTCCTCAACGAGGGCGACTGGACGGGCAAGACGACGGTCGTGCGCGTCAACGACTGGACGACCGAGTGGACGTACCGCGACGTCGTGACGGTCGTCGAGGGCGCGGGCCCGAATCTCGACTGCATCATGCTGCCGAAGGTGCAGACCGCCCAGCAGGTCGTCGCCCTCGACCTCCTGCTGACGCAGATCGAGAAGACGATGGGCTTCGAGGTCGGCAGGATCGGCATCGAGGCGCAGATCGAGAACGCCCAGGGCCTCAACAACGTCAACGAGATCGCGACGGCCTCCCCGCGCGTCGAGACGATCATCTTCGGCCCGGCCGACTTCATGGCGTCGATCAACATGAAGTCGCTCGTCGTGGGTGAGCAGCCGCCCGGCTACCCGGCGGACGCCTACCACTACATCCTGATGAAGATCCTGATGGCCGCCCGCGCCAACAACCTCCAGGCGATCGACGGCCCCTACCTCCAGATCCGCAACGTCGACGGCTACCGCGAGGTCGCGCAGCGTGCCGCCGCCCTCGGTTTCGACGGCAAGTGGGTGCTGCACCCGGGCCAGGTCGAGGCGTCCAACGAGATCTTCTCCCCCTCGCAGGAGGACTTCGACCACGCCGAGCTGATCCTCGACGCTTACGAGTACTTCACGTCCGAGGCGGGCGGCAAGAAGGGCTCCGCGATGATCGGCGACGAGATGATCGACGAGGCGAGCCGCAAGATGGCCCTGGTCATCTCCGGCAAGGGCCGGGCCGCGGGCATGCAGCGTACGTCCAAGTTCGAAGCCCCGGAGGCCTGA
- a CDS encoding MaoC family dehydratase has protein sequence MQFGRTYEEFEVGAVYKHWPGKTVTEYDDHLFCLLTMNHHPLHMDANYAENTTDFGKNVVVGNYIYSLLLGMSVPDVSGKAIANLEVESLKHVAPTFHGDTIYGETTVLDKTPSRSKNDRGIVHVETKGYKQDGTLVCVFRRKVMVPTETYIKERGGEQPGRPELKEQVK, from the coding sequence ATGCAGTTCGGACGCACCTACGAGGAGTTCGAGGTCGGCGCGGTCTACAAGCACTGGCCCGGGAAGACCGTCACGGAGTACGACGACCATCTGTTCTGCCTCCTGACGATGAACCACCACCCGCTCCACATGGACGCCAACTATGCGGAGAACACGACCGACTTCGGCAAGAACGTCGTCGTGGGGAACTACATCTACTCCCTGCTGCTGGGCATGTCCGTACCGGACGTGTCGGGCAAGGCGATCGCGAACCTGGAGGTCGAGTCGCTGAAGCACGTGGCGCCGACCTTCCACGGCGACACGATCTACGGCGAGACGACCGTCCTCGACAAGACGCCCTCCCGGTCGAAGAACGACCGCGGAATCGTCCACGTGGAGACGAAGGGCTACAAGCAGGACGGCACGCTGGTCTGTGTGTTCCGCCGCAAGGTGATGGTGCCGACCGAGACGTACATCAAGGAGCGCGGCGGCGAGCAGCCCGGCCGCCCCGAGCTCAAGGAACAGGTGAAGTAG